In a single window of the Streptomyces sp. HUAS ZL42 genome:
- a CDS encoding tetratricopeptide repeat protein: MSQAGQTCQRPDCEGSYEDVGGGELYCDTCGLAPVVSAGGVVGSPPTGGSGAGKGSAGSASSRSTRGSSRTSSQSSKSRRSVSGRLSRSLSGRSSGRSVSVRSSGSSAGSSGRARLGVGLVTVPQVPRPDPREMVLENPEVPERKRFCSRSDCGAPVGRSRGDRPGRTEGFCTKCGHPYSFVPKLKGGDVVHGQYEVVGCLAHGGLGWIYLAVDRAVSDRWVVLKGLLDTGDQDAMAAAISERRFLAEIEHANIVRIYNFVEHLDQRTGSLDGYIVMEYVGGKSLKEIANDRRTPDGKRDPLPVEQACAYGIEALEALGHLHSRNLLYCDFKVDNAIQTEDQLKLIDMGAVRRMDDDESAIYGTVGYQAPEVAEVGPSVASDLYTVGRTLAVLAFDFQGYTNVFVDSLPDPDNIEVFRQYESFYRLLVRATDPDPARRFASAQEMAEQLTGVLREVVSLQTGRARPSLSTLFGPELKVTDAELFPKLDGEVSRLGARVVPNRRPSPAGSVGSAAAAIAPRLVKSVESSAAALALPVPRVDPTDPNAGFLAGLMASAPGELITALQAASTSSPELRLRELRARLEMGESDGAVRALEELEADHPDDWRVVWYRGVAALVTGDHESAALAFDAIYDAFPGEPAPKLALGLCAEVLGQLDNAAEYYRLVWATDPSYVSAAFGLARVRLAAGDRRGAVQTLESVPESSIHYTAARVAAVRARLRQRTAVATDAPFLEDLTAAAGQVEALDAYGLDPTRREQLSAEVLGSALDWILSGGQDTAPAARRVLLGSDLDERGLRFGLERSYRTLARLATGGEERIDLVERANRYRPRTWV, translated from the coding sequence AGGGCTCCGCGGGCAGCGCCAGTTCACGCTCCACCCGCGGCAGCTCCCGTACGTCGTCGCAGTCGTCGAAGTCGCGGCGCTCGGTGTCGGGACGCCTCTCGCGCTCCCTGTCCGGCCGTTCCTCGGGCCGCTCGGTGTCGGTGCGCAGCTCCGGTTCGAGCGCCGGCTCCTCCGGGCGGGCGCGGCTGGGCGTCGGCCTGGTCACGGTCCCCCAGGTGCCGCGGCCCGATCCGCGCGAGATGGTCCTGGAGAACCCGGAGGTGCCGGAGCGCAAGCGGTTCTGCTCGCGCTCGGACTGCGGGGCGCCGGTGGGGCGTTCGCGCGGTGACCGGCCGGGGCGCACGGAGGGTTTCTGCACCAAGTGCGGGCACCCCTATTCGTTCGTCCCGAAGCTGAAGGGCGGCGACGTGGTGCACGGCCAGTACGAGGTCGTGGGCTGTCTGGCGCACGGCGGCCTCGGCTGGATCTACCTGGCCGTCGACCGGGCGGTCTCCGACCGCTGGGTGGTGCTGAAGGGCCTGCTGGACACGGGCGACCAGGACGCGATGGCCGCCGCGATCTCCGAACGGCGCTTCCTCGCCGAGATCGAGCACGCCAACATCGTGCGGATCTACAACTTCGTGGAGCACCTGGACCAGCGGACGGGTTCGCTGGACGGGTACATCGTCATGGAGTACGTCGGCGGCAAGTCGCTGAAGGAGATCGCCAACGACCGCCGCACACCGGACGGGAAGCGCGACCCGCTGCCGGTGGAGCAGGCCTGTGCCTACGGCATCGAGGCTCTTGAGGCCCTCGGCCATCTGCACAGCCGCAACCTGCTGTACTGCGACTTCAAGGTCGACAACGCCATCCAGACCGAGGACCAGCTCAAGCTGATCGACATGGGCGCGGTGCGCAGGATGGACGACGACGAGTCGGCCATCTACGGCACCGTCGGCTACCAGGCTCCGGAGGTCGCGGAGGTCGGCCCGTCGGTGGCGTCGGACCTGTACACGGTCGGGCGGACGCTGGCGGTGCTGGCCTTCGACTTCCAGGGCTACACGAACGTCTTCGTGGACTCCCTGCCCGACCCCGACAACATCGAGGTCTTCCGCCAGTACGAGTCGTTCTACCGCCTCCTGGTCCGCGCCACCGACCCGGATCCGGCCCGCCGGTTCGCCTCCGCGCAGGAGATGGCCGAGCAGCTGACGGGTGTGCTGCGGGAGGTCGTGTCCCTGCAGACGGGGCGCGCACGGCCGTCGCTGTCGACGCTGTTCGGGCCCGAACTCAAGGTCACGGACGCCGAGCTGTTCCCGAAGCTGGACGGGGAGGTCTCCCGGCTGGGGGCGCGGGTGGTGCCCAACCGCCGTCCGTCTCCCGCCGGTTCGGTCGGGAGCGCCGCGGCCGCGATCGCTCCCCGGCTCGTCAAGTCCGTCGAGTCCTCCGCCGCGGCGCTCGCGTTGCCCGTCCCCCGGGTCGATCCGACCGACCCCAACGCCGGTTTCCTGGCGGGCCTGATGGCCTCCGCGCCGGGTGAGCTGATCACCGCGCTGCAGGCCGCGTCCACGAGCTCCCCCGAGCTGCGGTTGCGCGAACTGCGCGCGCGGCTGGAGATGGGCGAGTCGGACGGTGCCGTCAGAGCGCTCGAGGAACTCGAGGCCGACCACCCGGACGACTGGCGGGTCGTCTGGTACCGCGGCGTGGCCGCCCTGGTCACCGGCGACCACGAGAGCGCCGCACTCGCCTTCGACGCGATCTACGACGCCTTCCCCGGCGAGCCCGCGCCCAAGCTGGCGCTCGGCCTGTGCGCGGAGGTGCTCGGCCAGCTGGACAACGCCGCCGAGTACTACCGCCTGGTGTGGGCGACCGACCCGAGTTATGTGAGCGCGGCGTTCGGCCTGGCCCGCGTCCGGCTCGCGGCCGGGGACCGCCGTGGCGCCGTGCAGACGCTGGAGTCCGTGCCGGAGTCGTCCATCCACTACACGGCCGCGCGGGTGGCGGCCGTACGGGCGCGACTGCGGCAGCGTACGGCCGTCGCCACGGATGCCCCGTTCCTGGAGGACCTGACGGCCGCCGCGGGCCAGGTCGAGGCGCTGGACGCGTACGGCCTGGACCCGACGCGCCGGGAGCAGTTGTCCGCGGAGGTGCTCGGCAGTGCCCTGGACTGGATACTCTCCGGTGGCCAGGACACCGCCCCGGCCGCCCGGCGGGTACTGCTCGGCAGCGACCTGGACGAGCGGGGTCTGCGCTTCGGCCTGGAGCGCTCGTACCGCACGCTGGCCCGGCTCGCGACCGGCGGCGAGGAGAGGATCGACCTGGTGGAACGTGCCAACCGTTACCGCCCCCGGACGTGGGTGTAG
- a CDS encoding PP2C family serine/threonine-protein phosphatase: MSQMPQQAALSKCPSCEWPLESGDRFCGACGYDLSAVPPLPDDQPTLTMNGAGAQPPSPGPPESWPGAAEPGGSDTPPTVHLPADLRGTDSGAFPLPPHAPQSPAGTPPPPTGSPVSPATGVRFDRPPEPEEYALQAPDPRVAADAAAAAAEAKVCVACRAGRVDSDGYCENCGHAQPRERDHMEQESGPAAAVSDRGLRHHRNEDAFALGNAALPDGTAAALAIVCDGVSSATRPDDASLAASQAASDTLLTALPRGAHPQQAMHDAIVAASQAVNALAQEPATAREHAPHQNAPACTFVGAVVTPTLLVVGWVGDSRAYWVPADRSAPPARLTEDDSWAAQMVAAGLMNEAEAYADERAHAITGWLGADAYELEPHTASFKPDRPGVVVVCTDGLWNYAEAAEEMAQAVPLDAAVRPLHSARVLVGHALDGGGHDNVTVAVLPFPAPPQGAGSA; this comes from the coding sequence ATGTCGCAGATGCCCCAGCAGGCAGCTCTGTCGAAGTGCCCGAGCTGCGAGTGGCCGCTCGAGTCGGGTGACCGTTTCTGCGGTGCGTGCGGTTACGACCTGTCCGCCGTACCGCCGCTGCCGGACGACCAGCCGACGCTCACCATGAACGGCGCGGGGGCGCAGCCGCCCTCCCCCGGGCCCCCGGAGTCCTGGCCGGGCGCCGCCGAGCCGGGCGGCTCGGACACCCCGCCGACCGTGCACCTGCCGGCCGACCTGCGGGGCACGGACTCGGGAGCCTTCCCGCTGCCGCCGCACGCGCCGCAGTCACCCGCGGGCACCCCGCCGCCACCCACCGGCTCGCCCGTCTCACCGGCCACCGGCGTGCGGTTCGACCGCCCGCCGGAGCCCGAGGAGTACGCGCTGCAGGCACCGGACCCGCGCGTGGCCGCCGATGCCGCCGCCGCGGCGGCGGAGGCCAAGGTGTGCGTGGCCTGCCGCGCGGGCCGAGTCGACAGCGACGGCTACTGCGAGAACTGCGGGCACGCCCAGCCGCGCGAACGCGACCACATGGAACAGGAGTCCGGTCCGGCCGCCGCCGTGAGCGACCGGGGCCTGCGCCACCACCGCAACGAGGACGCGTTCGCCCTCGGCAACGCGGCGCTGCCCGACGGCACGGCCGCCGCCCTGGCCATCGTCTGCGACGGCGTGTCCTCGGCGACCCGCCCGGACGACGCCTCGCTGGCCGCTTCGCAGGCGGCGAGCGACACCCTGCTCACGGCCCTGCCACGGGGTGCGCACCCGCAGCAGGCCATGCACGACGCGATCGTCGCCGCCTCCCAGGCGGTCAACGCGCTGGCCCAGGAACCCGCGACGGCCCGCGAGCACGCCCCGCACCAGAACGCCCCCGCCTGCACCTTCGTCGGCGCGGTCGTCACCCCGACCCTGCTCGTCGTCGGCTGGGTGGGAGACAGCCGCGCCTACTGGGTGCCGGCGGACCGCAGTGCGCCCCCGGCCCGGCTCACCGAGGACGACTCGTGGGCCGCGCAGATGGTCGCCGCCGGACTGATGAACGAGGCGGAGGCCTACGCCGACGAGCGCGCCCACGCGATCACCGGCTGGCTCGGCGCGGACGCCTACGAACTGGAGCCGCACACCGCTTCCTTCAAACCGGACCGGCCGGGTGTAGTGGTGGTGTGCACGGACGGCCTGTGGAACTACGCGGAGGCGGCCGAGGAGATGGCGCAGGCCGTCCCCCTCGACGCGGCCGTACGCCCCCTGCACAGCGCCCGGGTCCTGGTCGGCCACGCCCTGGACGGCGGCGGCCACGACAACGTAACAGTGGCCGTCCTTCCGTTCCCGGCCCCTCCGCAGGGGGCAGGATCGGCCTGA